A DNA window from Kitasatospora atroaurantiaca contains the following coding sequences:
- a CDS encoding SAM-dependent methyltransferase, which yields MTEHQGVSLDWMTGEGEELRPPADLRPEIPHPARMYDYYLGGKDNFPADREAAEKVMALSPLVRISALANRAFLQRAVRHLAHQGIKQFLDIGTGIPTAGNTHETAQQVHPDARVAYLDNDPIVLVHSRALLAGASQGRATVAQADLRDPEAILDSPEVRKVLDLGQPVALLLFAVLHFIDEADDPYGIVRRLVDALPSGSYLALSHGTADFISPEEAGKGPAIYRNATAQLTMRTREQVLRFFDGLELEEPGLVTAPLWRPDQALQDTDAETGIWAGVARKP from the coding sequence ATGACCGAGCATCAGGGCGTCTCGCTGGACTGGATGACGGGCGAGGGCGAGGAGCTCCGCCCACCGGCCGACCTGCGCCCGGAGATACCCCACCCGGCCCGGATGTACGACTACTACCTCGGCGGGAAGGACAACTTCCCCGCCGACCGCGAGGCCGCCGAGAAGGTGATGGCACTCAGCCCGCTGGTACGGATCAGCGCGCTCGCCAACCGGGCCTTCCTGCAGCGCGCCGTCCGCCACCTCGCCCACCAGGGCATCAAGCAGTTCCTGGACATCGGCACCGGCATCCCGACCGCGGGGAACACCCACGAGACGGCTCAGCAGGTGCACCCGGACGCCCGGGTGGCGTACCTCGACAACGACCCGATCGTGCTGGTGCACAGCCGCGCCCTGCTCGCGGGCGCCAGCCAGGGCAGAGCGACGGTCGCGCAGGCCGACCTGCGCGACCCCGAGGCGATCCTGGACAGCCCGGAGGTCCGCAAGGTCCTGGACCTCGGGCAGCCGGTGGCCCTGCTGCTCTTCGCGGTGCTGCACTTCATCGACGAGGCCGACGACCCGTACGGCATCGTCCGCCGCCTGGTCGACGCCCTCCCCTCGGGCAGCTACCTCGCCCTCTCGCACGGCACGGCCGACTTCATCTCCCCCGAGGAGGCGGGCAAGGGCCCGGCCATCTACCGCAACGCCACCGCCCAGCTGACGATGCGCACCCGGGAGCAGGTGCTGCGCTTCTTCGACGGGCTGGAGCTGGAGGAGCCGGGCCTGGTCACCGCCCCGCTCTGGCGGCCCGACCAGGCCCTGCAGGACACCGACGCCGAGACAGGCATCTGGGCAGGCGTCGCCCGCAAGCCCTGA